ggtAGGGCTGAGAACTGCAAGGCAGCCCATCAGTCATGGGTAATGACAAACCTCCCTAACCCAGGggtcatttctcttcctccaccacCCTGGGGGGCCGGGGTTTGGCTGGTTCCTGCTGTGTCTGACAAGACCCCCCAGAGGGTACTGCAGAGGGAGGGTGTGGGGCTGTTCCGGACAACTAAACTAACCTTCAggttaaatggtttttaaaagttaagaaaaactaAGACCTCATACACACAGAAGATAGCAGAACGCAAGCATCTTTTTGGTAGGCCAAATATAGCACAAGAGAGCTGGCTGGAACTAAAGGGAAAGGGGCAGAGTCCCAGGAATACTCAGGTTCTCGGGTCCAGCAGAAATGGGAGGTCAGCCTTATAGCTGGGACGGTGAGTATGTGTTGCGAAGGAGTTACTTTCTGTTTGCTGTATTCAAAGTGTAAAGGGTGTACAGGGAGCTGACAGGTTCCCTCAAACCACCAGATTCATGCCCAGGCCCATCAGGCCTGTCCGCTGGAATTCTGAGCTGGGGTCTGGCTGCCCCAACCTAGTTTGGCATTCggcactttttgtttttaatccccCATTTATTCCTGCTGTAAACTCTGCCAGAGCTACCCCGACCAGTGATCTATGCTCATTGGATTGAGTCAACATATTAAACCTCGGATTGATTGTTTTACTGAAGGGCCTTGACAAATAGAAACGACGCAGTTGGAGCTGGCCGGGGCCTGGCGTCTCCACCGGGTCTCTCGTGGGTCACCCGTACGCAGAGCCCTGGCCAGGAGCTGTGCTCTCCCGGTGGGCCCCAGGTCAGGGTCTTCTTGCAGCAGAACAGGTTCCATCGCCCAGTGCCCCATCCTAGAGGAAGATCTAAAGGGTCTGGGAGTTGCTTGGAGGTGTTTAATGCCCCGCAGGCCGACTTTGTTCAGGTAAAACCCTTTGCAAACCACAACAAAAGCGCCCTGGGAAGATACAGGCCGGATCAGAGAGAGTTCCCCGGAGCCGCTGAAAGGGGAACACAGTCGCAAACAATGCAGGACAAGGCGATCTTATCAAAGAAAAGCCCTTTCAATGCCTTAATAACAACCGCATTCTGTTTGAATTACCACTACTGAGCAAATGGCGGCCCCGGCTTTCATCCCCTCCCCGCCAGGCGCATTAACATAAACACGGCCAGGCAGGCGCATTTGAATGGGCGCTGCGGCCCGGACCCCGCGCCTGCTAAGAACGCAGAGGAAACTAACACGTCCTGGGAGCTTTCTAAGCGATGGGCGCGTTCACACGCGTTACCGTCTCAAACCCACCCGAGGCTGCGGGAGGCAGTGCTccctttttatggatgaggaaactgggaatCCGACTAGGTGAGGCAGATAGCCTGAGGCGGGGCTGGCAGAGGAGCCAGGCTGGAGCCGCAGAGGACACCTCCAGGGCCCGGGACCAGGGCGCAGAGTTCTCGGAGCCCGGCTCCCAGCAGCGACACACGCCTCAGGGTGCTTGGGAGCGGCTCTTGCTGGAGTGCGGCCCTTTCAGGATCCCGGACGGAGGGGGAAACCGAATGACCAGAACCCCAAGTGCGCTCGGCGGCGCGCGCCCCAAGGGCCCTGGAGGCGCCCCACACCCCCTGGGAACCAGAGAGGACTGGAGGAGGGAAGAGATGAGAGAGACCTGTCAGAATTCATTATTGACTGCGAAAAGTCACCACCCTCTTTCCGGGCCCTAAAAGAGACAATGGCAGGGCTGGGAAGGTGTATATCAAAGCGGGCCGGGCCCAGTACCTCCCCCACCTCGCCCCTTGACAGATGACGCTCCGCAGAGGAGTCGGGCACCGGCTCGCGGGCCGCGGCCTCCCCACATTAACATCACAAGGGCGCCCGGCGCCGACTGCGGCCTTGCCACCTCGGCGCGGGACTTCACAGCGGCCTCTCATCTGCTGACCCCGCGGCCCGGGCTCCTACGGCTCTCCTCCCCCCGCCCCGgtcccggccccggccccggccccgcagCCGCTCTCAGGACACGCCAGCGGTCTCCGACGGCCCCCTGCCTCCCGCCACTTGCGCCCCAGGCAGATTCGGTGCAAGGGAGCCTTCTTTGGGACCGCCCTCTGTTCGGACAAGGGCGCCTCCTCTCGGGGAAGGGACCGAGCCGAGGTTCCGAGGTTGGCCCTGTGGCCTTCTGCCTGGGCGGCCGCGTTTTCTACCCTCACGATCCCCGACATGTGCCCAGtgacgcaaaaaaaaaaaaacgatgcCCAGAGACAGCCCCCAATGGCTACCCTGATTTATACGGCTGTAATTGGCCATAAACCTCTGCAAAGTGGTCATAACCTGCATGCGGGCCGGGCTGGGctaaaaaggagggaagagaaaaaagcgGAAGTGCCGAGAGCTGGGAAAAGACCTAATGTAGTAAAAAGGGGAGGCCAACAGCACTCTCCCCGCCACACCCAGCGCCTGTCTTCCCACCTTGACACACAGCCCGACACCAGAAGGCTCAGACCCGGAACCAACGGGCCCCCATAGTCCAGCAAACCTAGGGTCTTTGAAGGGACATCTCGTGAGCAAGCTTCTTGAACGTATAAGTGTTTGTACACTCCTGCCCCCCTACACAACCCCCAGACCCTTGAAAGGAAGGTTCGACAGAAATGAATGAAGCCTGTCCTGGAGCAGCCGCTGAATTCCCCCTCCTCCAAGgattcctccctttcttcctctgcagACACGAGAGGACTCCTACAGCTTCTGCCCCTCGCCTCGTGCTGTCGGCTGAAATAACCCCGTTGCAGATCAAAGGTTCAAAGAGCGTGACGCACCCCCTTCCCCTTAGCTCCTGGGCCCTACACCTTCCTTCCAGCTAGAGCAGCCTTGCCCGGCCTCCCTCCTCGCTGTGGCTTGGATCCCTTCATTTGGCCGGAATGGCCAAACCTGGCCCCACGCGCAGCCTCGCCGGCCTCCCGGTCCCCCCAGGCCACCACTCTCCGTCAGTGGCTCAAATGAGCAAGGAGGGCGTGGAGAGAAACGGTCTGGAGGCCGGCGGGTGGGGTTGAAAGTCCCTCTCCCCGGCGGCTGGAAGATTGGAAGGACGCGCCTAGGCGCCCTCGCGCACAGCCGCGCCGGCATTCCGGCCGCTTCCCAGAGGGTTCGGGCGGTATGAATGAGGAACCGTCGGAAAGGGGCCTCTCCCCTGCCCTAAACTGAACCCGGCTGGGTGGCCCAGATCTGCCCTCCCGCCCGCCGCTGTAGCGAAAGGCCCGCGGGCCGGCGCCCCTGGACGTTCCCCCGGCCCGCCCCCGGCGCGCAGCTCCCCCACCGCGCCGGGTCCTCCTCCCGGGCGCCCTCCCGCGGGGCGCCGCCGCCGCGCTCACCTTGGCTGCCGAGGGGCGGCTGCGCGGGCTTCCGCATCCACTCGCACAGGCTCCGCCGCTGGCCGCCGGGGGACAGCTGctcggcggcggcggtggcggcgggcCCGGGAGGGCCGGGGTTCAACGTCTGCAGCAAGCCCGAGGCGCAGGACGGCGCGGCGGCCGGATGGTGCGGGTGGTGGTGCGGGTGGTGGTGCGGGTGGTAGTCGGCCGGGCCGCTGTAGCCCATGGCGGCGGCCGGGGAGCCCCCGTTGAGGCCGTGCGCCACAGCGTTGGCGGCGGCCGCGGCGCCCCCCGGCGCGTAGCCGTTCCAGTCCTCGCGGAGCGGGGCGCCGTACGCGGCAGGCCAGGACGGCCCCGGGGACTGCGCGCTGTCCAAGTTCGCTGCCGCGGCCGCCGCGGCCGCC
This genomic interval from Manis javanica isolate MJ-LG chromosome 1, MJ_LKY, whole genome shotgun sequence contains the following:
- the CDX2 gene encoding homeobox protein CDX-2 isoform X2, coding for MYVSYLLDKDVSMYPSSVRHSGGLNLAPQNFVSPPQYPDYGGYHVAAAAAAAANLDSAQSPGPSWPAAYGAPLREDWNGYAPGGAAAAANAVAHGLNGGSPAAAMGYSGPADYHPHHHPHHHPHHPAAAPSCASGLLQTLNPGPPGPAATAAAEQLSPGGQRRSLCEWMRKPAQPPLGSQVKTRTKDKYRVVYTDHQRLELEKEFHYSRYITIRRKAELAATLGLSERLKFGFRTGEQRKGKSTRRSYSSSHRRRPLHPRSRLPSHSQVL